The following nucleotide sequence is from Salvia splendens isolate huo1 chromosome 2, SspV2, whole genome shotgun sequence.
AATAATTAGCACTTTGCATAGAAGCAATTCATACATGAAAATGACTTAACACTTATTCAAATTCAACAGAAAAGCAATAGAAACAAAATATTCATCgttttttgtattttcttttaactttctaTTCGTTTTAGATCAAACTTTTCTATGGCAAGTATTCAAAATCCATACACGTTGAAGACAAAATTGTTGGTTAATTGCAAAATCAACAAGACAGAAAATGGCACAAAATGCATTCTGcaatagaaaaaagaaaaattagcaAAAGTATTCACTAAGTGTTAAAAACATCAAGCCAAATGTGGCTAATAAATTGTACTAGTACACGGATTAATGTAGCATAGTAAAAAAGCATCACAATTGCCATCAAGAACATGGCCACATCGCATAATCAAGTTCTTGAATTCTCAGTATCAAGAATTGTATCAATCCTCCAATAAATAATTCCAAGACATACCCTAAATCAACCTAGTACTGTATTGTCCAATTCCATGATTATGCTAGAATTTCTATACACAGAAGAACTCATCAAAGAATCACCACAGCTTTGGAAAAAATACTAAAACCAGAAAGTTCAATCTTTATTCCAAGCATACAAGAAAACTGAGAAACCAAGGCCTGGCATATTAGACTCCCTCAAACTCTCCGAACAGCTCCAAGAAAAGGCCGGTGAGTCGCACATTGAATGGCTCCCGGTGCTCCACATCTTCTCCGCGGACAAACTGCTATGGAACATGAACACTGCATTGCCAAGGCTCGGGCCAAACAGCCAGttgtggacatcccaaaacaccTCCACCGGCAAGCCATCAACAAAGATGGTGTGGTTCCCACGAAACTTCCATTGCAGATGCTTCACTTGCATAACCGTTTTTGCATCAACACGAACCAAGAGGGACGGATCGTCGCTGCAGCTAGCGTCGCACTCGATCTTGATGTCATGAATCTGGCCATTGTCTGAGAATTGTGCCTTTGTGCCAAAAACCCTTTTCCCAGAAATGTGCTCCTTTTTTGAAATGAAAATGGCACTTGAAAGTGAAGCAACTGCTCCTGTTTTCTTGAGTGCTTCCCTCCTCATATCCCCAACTAGCAAAACCATATCCCCTTTCCACACAACTGCAATGTAGTAGCCCTGCACCGGCTCCGGCCCGGGCCCAAATTTTGCCATGGAAAGATCCCAAAATATCTCAATTTTACTggaattcacttctagattctTGGATCCTTTCCTCTTTGAAAACAGAGAGGGCTTCACATCTACTTTGCATAAGCACTGATGAGATGCATCATCTATCTCAACACTCAGGCATTGCCCCATTAAATTCTTGCTCCAAACAATACTAATCAGACAAGATTTGCCAAAGAACTTACATCTATACACGCACGTGACAGAATTCTGAGAGGGTTTAGTCCCACCCACACTAGAACAAGAAGCATCAGCAACCTGAACTCCATTCTCCCCAAAACAAGAAGGAAAATCCCTCATTTTTCCCTTTCTCCCCACTAGATTCAATAAAAGTCTAGATCTTTCCACTAACTACTCTACAAAAATCTAATCTTTGCACAGAAAAAAGCAGGAAAATCGAGAAGGGGTTACAACATACACATACCAAGATTGAATCTTTATGAGGCGAATCAAGGAACCCACTTCTGCTTCGTGTTGAATTCAGTTTTTAGGGATGAagattcaacttttttttttggtgtggGCCTTTTAAGGTTGGAGGAAGCAACTGTTTTAAGGTAAGGACAAAGGGAGTTGCAGATTGAGGGCAAATTTTTAGGGGCTGTAAGAAAGGAGAGGACTAGAATCACGGTTTAGagatttttattgttttcttgCTAATAGTAAGAGAAGAATATTTGAATTATCGCAATCGACTTTGCTTGaatttgaagagaaaataatagTCACATGCTAAAGTGCTGGAATTGTCTGCAAcggaatatttaaaaaaatgatgaattcATTTCAATTAGACAGGAAAGAAATCATAAATATAATGAGAAAATCAAAACAGGAAAGATTCCTCTGTCGTCTTCTTTTTTAACCAATATAGTTTGGCAGATTCACTCTAAAAACTAGTTTTGGAGGTGTGCAATGTGCATTCCATTCAcggtaaaaaataaattttcatattttaacaCAGGGCTTTATATTGTGAGATTTTAAAGATTTTTTTAGTACAATTAATATACTAATCAGTTTATGAATTGATTGAGAGGAGAGGTTGCTTTTAGACAGTTATACGTGACAGAGAGAGATGCTGGATTtgatattaaaatttgtattgtCCATTACCAAAATTATTTTGGCCATGTCTTTTATCAAAAttaatctttatttttatttataatatatttctcATTCTAATAAAGTTGGTTtgatattaaaatttgtattgtCCATTACCAAAATTATTTTTCGTGGACCTGATTTGGTATGCATATCCTTGAAATTTAATGTGctataaatagaaaatatatttttgaataaaataatgtggataGGTTATTGAAAAGAAATGGAGAGATacttttggttttggtttgagCAGGCGTAATTAAATGGTGGGGTTGCTAGAATTATTGGTTATGAAAAATACTAGGCCTTTTGTGACATGGTTGTGAGTAATTAATGCGTGCACCCAACAAAATTATGCTAACATATTACCCATATTAACTTTTCCCCTTAGTGGGATCCAAGAAAAATGAGTAATCATTTCTTTTTCGAAAAcatctttttttttgtcaaattatCTTACACACTTGTGACAGACAAACAACTGTATAAATTATAATGGTAAAATAacaggtactccctccgtcccgggctactcgctcctttccttttcggcacggagattaaggaatgagtgtataggaaagtaaaaaatgacggctgtaggtgaaaatttttactaaaaatggaaagagtgcaagtaacttgggacgcccaaaaaggaaataagtgcgagtagcttgggacggagggagtactatatatgttagtgtaaaaataaataaaatccttaaaatatatagtagaaatatttaaaaaagaatAGTGTTTTTTAGTCACAACTTGATTAGAAATAATTTTGATTTAGATAAAAATCGATCGACTTGTTACTGCTTTAGTGAAAAACTAATAACGTAAAAAATagcattaaattaattaaagtactaTTATTTACTATTAAAATAGTTTTAAACGGTCAACCATATATATTACAGCGGCATAGATTTCTACTCCcgtattaaaaatattacagtTGAAACTTGTTGGCCGATTAGTTATgtaaatatatactactcctttttttacattttacaaTATCTGTTTTAACTCTTTTTCAATGTTTAGGTggttcatatatatatatatcatatcatgcacaaaaatacaataattcaCATATAGCATTTTCAAACCTATAGTTTTGAGACCCAAATCCACTTCCTGTATTATATTCACAAGAAAAAACATATACTAACCTCATTAattcaactaaaaaaataaaaatatatgta
It contains:
- the LOC121759482 gene encoding uncharacterized protein LOC121759482, which encodes MRDFPSCFGENGVQVADASCSSVGGTKPSQNSVTCVYRCKFFGKSCLISIVWSKNLMGQCLSVEIDDASHQCLCKVDVKPSLFSKRKGSKNLEVNSSKIEIFWDLSMAKFGPGPEPVQGYYIAVVWKGDMVLLVGDMRREALKKTGAVASLSSAIFISKKEHISGKRVFGTKAQFSDNGQIHDIKIECDASCSDDPSLLVRVDAKTVMQVKHLQWKFRGNHTIFVDGLPVEVFWDVHNWLFGPSLGNAVFMFHSSLSAEKMWSTGSHSMCDSPAFSWSCSESLRESNMPGLGFSVFLYAWNKD